In Lolium rigidum isolate FL_2022 chromosome 3, APGP_CSIRO_Lrig_0.1, whole genome shotgun sequence, the genomic window CTGAAATGTTGGAGAAGGCATAGTGTTCAGTTTACCTTCTGGATCACTCGGCAACCATAGAGCTGAAGGCTTAGGTTTAACACATGCCCCAACAGATTACCGACGAGCTTCCTAGTGTAGACTGCTGGTCCATAATCAAGAAGCTGATAAAAAACAAAATGTAAGTACATGCGCTTTCGGCTTGACTAGCCCAACATTATCAAAGGCTCTACAAATATCGAGTATCTGAGTAAGAAACCTTGTGAATCACACTATTGGCAAAGACATTAATGATCAGTGTGTGGATGTGAGGCATTATTTCGTTATAGAGCATAATTATCTCTCCAGTAGTTGCCGTGTCAAGTTTCTTCAGTATAAAGCGGCTCCCAATTGGGTCAACACTGCATGTCCAGTACACCAAAGGGTAAATGGTGATTTAGCAATATAAGATTGCAAGCACTTCAAGGAAGACATAACACGACATGATAAATAACCTTATGGACATACGGAGTAATAATAAACTTGAGGATATCATTAGTTATGTGCACCTGATAGCAGGTATGTGACCCTTGATATAAATAAGCCTCATATGAGGGTCCATTGGATGCTTGATCTGCTCAAGAAGGGAATCGACCTCAATGGATACTACACGGCCAGAATTGTGGATACTGCCCAGTCCGCCGCTAGAATCTTGAATTTGAGAAACAACGGAAATTCCTCCATTTCCAGGAGCATTTGTAGTTGGCTGATGTTCCCCAGATAATGCCTTCTCAATATCAGGAGCATAGTGATTCTTCATATCCTCAAGGGACTGATTCCATAGTCTCAAGGCAAGTTCCTGGTCTGGGTCAATCAATGCACGCATACATGACTCCTGGATTGCTACTATCTCCGCGAATTTCTTGACTGAACTTGAAGAAGTAGACGATGAAGACTGTGCAGGAAAATTTTCAACATCAACATTTGGTTGTGTATGCTGCTCGACATTACTCTCGAGAGCACTCCTGGAGGAGGCGGAAGAAGACTGCCGAGGAAGACATGGATCTGTGTTTGTGCCAGCATTTGAAGGCACATTCTGATTATCTGGAGCCAGCACTTCACTCCCTAGATCATCCTGAAAAGGAAATGGCAATCTTTCATTACCATAAGAGGAATAGCTCATGGTACAAATACATCCCACAAGTGAAATAACAATGACAAAAGTGGCGACAAACTCAGGATCATATGGTAGTTTCAAGGGTAAGCTCCGTCCACATGTGACATGTATGTTACCTAATATTGATACAAAGAGTGGCGACAAACTCAGGATCATATGTTCCTCAAAGTAAATTTTGTCTACAATAGTCAAGAGTGTTTCGAGACAGCGAACAAAAAGTAAATTTCTAGTTGTTTATTTGAGATAGAACCATTTCATAGAGTGTATCATAGAATAAGCACAATGTACTTATATCATCAGTTAGTCAACTATAAATGTCTAGCTAAGTAATGCGCCATAATTTGTCCCGGCCAATGTAGATTGCAAAGTTTCCAGAGCATGATTTTTTCGACAACACGCTCATTTTAACATTGAGATTGAACGGGATACAAAATATGATACACTAAGCAACTATATAATCAACTTTCCCAATGTTGAATCTTGCGAAACACTTAGCACCCTCGCTACACCACATCCTCTGAGCCACCGCCCCACTGCCCAGTCACCTTCCCCTCCTCTCACCCCAACCTACAACCAGTACGACGTTACAACGACCAAATCACCGCCGCTCGCCTGAACCATAAACCAAATCCGCACCATCCAGCCGGTGGCCCCATGTAATAAAAATATTATGCACTCCTTGAAGAGTGCTACTGGTAACTAAAAACTTGTTTTAAGTAAAAAAAATCAAGTTACCTCCTCTATCCTCTGTTTGGTTACAAGATCCATGAAGTCAAGCCACCTAAGATGTTCATCAAACACTGATCTTATATCGTTGGCTAGTTGCGGAACGACGATTGTGAAGATGATGTGGAGATCACCTATCGATGGGCGGTCAGACCTGGAATGTAATAAATCAAACTGGGGTGCAAGTGGCAGGAGGGAGAAAGAGCGTAGTTGGCAAGGAAGGGGAGACAAGAAGAGCCTACCTAGATGTGGCGGCGGCGATGGGGAGTAGAGCAGCGAGACGGTAGGGCAACGATGAGATCAAGGAGGATGGAATAAAataggaggggaggggaggcggAGGCTCGAAACTGGGCCCTAAGCACACAGGGCCTTGGCCTGGGCCTATTTTTTTTTACTTCACTATGTATAAGTGGGTATTGAGCTTGGTTTATGATTCTGGATTTTCAGCCCACCAATTGTTGTGTCAGGAGGCCTCCTAATGAACTAAGCCAATTAACCCGGCCCTAACCAATCTTAGAGATGACTCACAACATTTATTCACCAAGCAGTAGATTCCATCAAGCAGACAATATAAAAAGATAAAAAATCTTGTTGGCTTGATGCCAACTGAATCAGCGTTGAACCTTAGCTCCAAGTACCACTGCCCATGCTCGATGTGCCATTGTGCCTATCTCAGCCACCTTGATGCATTCCTGGAGCTCTCTGTGAGCCTACAAAGCTGAACTGCCTCCCACCAGTGAGAACTCGCCACAAGCTACAACGCCTTCTCCACCAGCGACTATGCTCCGGCAAGGTACCATGAAGGCAAGAACCAGGAGTGTCGCCGCCCCACTTCAGCTTAGTATAATTTCCAATTTCTATATTTTTTATTCCGCTTCCTTTAGTGGATAGGTTGAGTATAATGCGGGAAACTTACTATTGTAGCTTGAGTTGATTTATTTTTTCGGATATTTTTCTTATGCCTTGCTATGTGGTACTTCTCCGGTTACATGGGGAATAAATGTTTGGCTTAGGGCTTGGTCGAATCATGGTTGCAACCACTTGGGAGGGAGCAGGTGTTCTATATAAGAAAGATCATATttttaaatattatgtgcatATACCTGATTGACCCCTTTATGTCCAATACACCATAAATACATTTTTATGGTGGGAAAATTGGCCCTCTCATATTGTGACTAAGTCCATCATAATTATTTCTAaaattttattataaaatccctaaCCCAACCTTAGCCCAAATTTTTAGTATGGCCCACCGAATATTGCCAACGAGCTGTGTTGTTCAATCTCTCTTATAGAGCTTGACTAGGACCGGAGATAGGAAATTATCAAAGAACGACCAATAGCGTATGGAAGGGGGCGGTTCAATCACTTTCACCAAAACTACATACATTAAAAAATGCAAGGTTTAAGAAGTAAAAATGTATTTAACGATCATTACATATAAAATCAATACACAAATTTTAGCTACAATCCAAATGTGaacaatattccacatcattttgcCTAAATAAATATTGTGCGAATGAATTAAGCATCAAACTTACCGTGCGGTGCCTACGTACAGACCAAGCTCCCACACATATGCATACAACAAATGAGAGGACAAGATGCCATATAGTATGTAAACATGACATGATCTGACATTTTTTTGTATTGAATATTCAAAAAGATTTTAGCGAACCAAAACATCGGATCTTCTTTTGTAGCACTGGTCGAGACGAACGGTGTGGATAGATTACTAATTGGTTTGATGGTTTGTCAGCAACTAAAATAAATGATATCATCATGAGGTGGCCGATTCCCGCACCGCATCTCTCTCCATAGGGAAAAAACCATTAAAAACCGCATCATGGGAAGACTAACTAGCACGCTGTGCTAGTGAGAGTTACCAAATATTGTTTGAGGTTTTACGAGGTTAAATAGCTTGAGATATAACATACAAGTAAAAACACAAAGTTATGATAAACTAACGTTTTCATTAGAA contains:
- the LOC124696214 gene encoding pumilio homolog 1-like, producing the protein MSYSSYGNERLPFPFQDDLGSEVLAPDNQNVPSNAGTNTDPCLPRQSSSASSRSALESNVEQHTQPNVDVENFPAQSSSSTSSSSVKKFAEIVAIQESCMRALIDPDQELALRLWNQSLEDMKNHYAPDIEKALSGEHQPTTNAPGNGGISVVDSLLEQIKHPMDPHMRLIYIKGHIPAISVDPIGSRFILKKLDTATTGEIIMLYNEIMPHIHTLIINVFANSVIHKLLDYGPAVYTRKLVGNLLGHVLNLSLQLYGCRVIQKAFEVADTDQKIEMAKELGSNLLKCACDQHANHAIQKCIEFVPPHHIQFVYRSLCGKVKMLSSHTFGYHVIQKALEFCKDPQMKHAIVTEILESVNELSVDPYGNFVVQYIVEHGEPHERQIIVLKFDGRVMEMSHQKHSCMVIEKCLIHGSYMDRKRIIVEILCAAGGTTADHLLGMMVHEYANFVIQRMLEVALEWQVDVIVKLVRRHEAMLAKYPHGRDVIAQVDKVVNARAGLPGSAAPAPPQSP